A genomic window from Clostridia bacterium includes:
- a CDS encoding Fur family transcriptional regulator — protein sequence MPHCAPESAAARLQQAGYKLTRQRKAVLALFGPGTGHLSAGDVHEALRAQNPDISLVTVYRTLEVLADADILRCVNFNDGMARYEWNLGRGDHHHHLICTGCGAVVEFGDCQIRPIEQKLEQTTGFRIDRHWLEVMGLCAKCRGASSPDGAHGDDPSA from the coding sequence ATGCCTCATTGCGCGCCTGAAAGCGCCGCCGCCAGGCTGCAGCAGGCAGGATACAAGCTCACGAGGCAGCGAAAGGCGGTGCTCGCTCTCTTCGGACCAGGCACAGGGCATCTCTCCGCTGGAGATGTCCACGAGGCGCTGCGCGCGCAGAATCCCGACATCAGCCTCGTCACCGTCTACCGCACACTGGAGGTCCTGGCCGACGCGGATATCCTCCGGTGCGTGAACTTCAACGACGGCATGGCTCGGTACGAATGGAACCTGGGGAGAGGTGATCATCACCACCACCTCATATGCACCGGCTGCGGAGCTGTGGTGGAGTTCGGTGATTGCCAGATCCGCCCAATAGAGCAGAAGCTCGAACAAACAACCGGCTTTCGCATCGACAGGCACTGGCTCGAAGTCATGGGGCTATGCGCGAAATGCCGCGGCGCGTCCTCTCCCGACGGCGCCCACGGCGATGACCCGTCCGCGTAG